A portion of the Nitratidesulfovibrio termitidis HI1 genome contains these proteins:
- the ahbD gene encoding heme b synthase codes for MSHPQHPGDERKGGPQGGHPAGMGEHPGGGHPASMGGHPASPQGGHPTGHPGGHPAGVGAPQMPRTLPDGTPTCKLIAWEVTRSCNLACKHCRAEAHEEPYPGEFSTAEAKALIDTFPQVGNPIIIFTGGDPMMRHDVYELIAYATGLGLRCVMSPNGTLITPETAARMKEAGVQRCSISIDGPDAASHDAFRGVPGAFDASLRGIEYLKQAGIEFQINTTVTRDNLGSFKDIFKLCERIGAAAWHIFLLVPTGRAAGLGDQVISATEYEEVLNWFYDFRKTTSMHLKATCAPHYYRIMRQRAKEEGVAVTPDTFGMDALTRGCLGGIGFCFISHVGQVQPCGYLELDCGNVRETPFPEIWRNTHHFKQFRDQEAYTGKCGPCEYHKVCGGCRARAYNMSGDHLAEEPLCSYTPRRTGACR; via the coding sequence ATGAGCCATCCGCAACACCCCGGCGACGAACGCAAGGGCGGCCCGCAGGGCGGGCATCCCGCAGGCATGGGTGAACATCCCGGCGGCGGGCATCCCGCCAGCATGGGCGGTCATCCCGCCAGCCCGCAGGGCGGACATCCCACCGGCCATCCGGGCGGACATCCCGCCGGCGTGGGCGCGCCGCAGATGCCGCGCACCCTGCCCGACGGCACCCCCACCTGCAAGCTCATCGCGTGGGAAGTGACCCGCTCGTGCAACCTGGCCTGCAAGCACTGCCGGGCCGAAGCGCACGAGGAACCCTATCCCGGCGAATTCTCCACCGCCGAGGCCAAGGCGCTCATCGACACCTTTCCGCAGGTGGGCAACCCCATCATCATCTTTACCGGGGGCGACCCCATGATGCGGCACGACGTGTACGAGCTTATCGCGTACGCCACCGGCCTTGGCCTGCGCTGCGTCATGTCGCCCAACGGCACCCTGATCACGCCGGAAACGGCCGCCAGGATGAAGGAAGCGGGCGTGCAGCGCTGCTCCATCTCCATCGACGGGCCGGACGCCGCCAGCCACGACGCCTTCCGGGGCGTGCCCGGCGCGTTTGACGCGTCCCTGCGGGGCATCGAATACCTGAAGCAGGCGGGCATCGAATTCCAGATCAACACCACCGTCACCCGCGACAACCTCGGCAGCTTCAAGGACATCTTCAAGCTGTGCGAGCGCATCGGCGCGGCGGCGTGGCACATCTTCCTGCTGGTGCCCACCGGGCGCGCGGCGGGCCTTGGCGACCAGGTCATCTCCGCCACGGAATACGAGGAAGTGCTGAACTGGTTCTACGACTTCCGCAAGACCACCTCCATGCACCTGAAGGCCACCTGCGCGCCGCACTACTACCGCATCATGCGCCAGCGGGCCAAGGAAGAAGGCGTGGCCGTCACGCCCGACACCTTCGGCATGGACGCCCTGACGCGCGGCTGCCTTGGCGGCATCGGGTTCTGCTTCATCAGCCACGTGGGTCAGGTGCAGCCGTGCGGCTATCTGGAGCTGGACTGCGGCAACGTGCGCGAAACGCCCTTCCCTGAAATCTGGCGCAACACACACCATTTCAAGCAGTTCCGCGATCAGGAAGCCTACACCGGCAAGTGCGGCCCGTGCGAATACCACAAGGTGTGCGGCGGCTGCCGTGCGCGCGCCTACAACATGAGCGGCGACCACCTGGCCGAGGAACCGCTGTGC
- the hemB gene encoding porphobilinogen synthase yields the protein MSEFGDFFRGRRLRRTAALREIVRETALHAADLMMAYFVVETDAPAFRKEIGAMPGQYQLSLQELEKQVEAAVATGLRSCILFGIPKEKDYRGSEAYNKDGIVQQAVRLLKKRWPNLVVCTDVCLCEYTDHGHCGLVRQGDTSGEVHNDPTLSLLAKTAISHAEAGADIVAPSDMMDGRVQAIRKALDQNGFSHIPVMSYAVKYASSFYGPFREAAESTPQFGDRKTYQMDPANRVEAMREAAADIAEGADMLIVKPAGPYMDIIRDVRDRFDVPVAAYQVSGEYSMIRAAGLNGWINEDAVVMESLLGIKRAGAGLIITYFTEDLLRKGLVK from the coding sequence ATGTCCGAATTCGGGGACTTCTTCCGGGGGCGCAGACTGCGCCGCACCGCCGCCCTGCGTGAAATCGTGCGCGAAACCGCGCTGCACGCGGCCGACCTGATGATGGCCTATTTCGTGGTGGAAACCGACGCCCCCGCCTTCCGCAAGGAAATCGGGGCCATGCCCGGCCAGTACCAGCTTTCGTTGCAGGAACTGGAAAAGCAGGTGGAAGCCGCCGTGGCCACGGGCCTGCGCAGTTGCATCCTGTTCGGCATTCCCAAGGAAAAGGACTATCGCGGCAGCGAGGCCTACAACAAGGACGGCATCGTCCAGCAGGCCGTGCGCCTGCTGAAGAAGCGCTGGCCGAACCTTGTGGTGTGCACCGACGTGTGCCTGTGCGAATACACCGACCACGGCCATTGCGGCCTGGTGCGCCAGGGCGACACGTCCGGCGAGGTGCACAACGACCCCACCCTGTCGCTGCTGGCCAAGACCGCCATCAGCCATGCCGAGGCGGGCGCGGACATCGTGGCCCCGTCGGACATGATGGACGGTCGGGTGCAGGCCATCCGCAAGGCGCTGGACCAGAACGGGTTCAGCCACATCCCGGTCATGTCCTACGCGGTGAAGTACGCATCGAGCTTTTACGGCCCGTTCCGCGAGGCGGCGGAATCCACCCCCCAGTTCGGCGACCGCAAGACCTACCAGATGGACCCCGCCAACCGGGTGGAAGCCATGCGCGAGGCAGCGGCAGACATCGCCGAGGGCGCGGACATGCTCATCGTCAAGCCCGCCGGGCCGTACATGGACATCATCCGCGACGTGCGCGACCGCTTCGACGTGCCCGTGGCCGCCTATCAGGTGAGCGGCGAATATTCCATGATCCGCGCGGCCGGGCTGAACGGCTGGATCAACGAGGACGCCGTGGTCATGGAATCGCTGCTGGGCATCAAGCGCGCCGGGGCCGGGCTGATCATCACGTACTTTACCGAAGACCTGCTGCGCAAAGGGCTGGTGAAATAG
- the ahbC gene encoding 12,18-didecarboxysiroheme deacetylase has translation MIGISKLYCGQVEPSDALRYGRHSGQLPSHLLQFSKDKKPVVVWNMTRRCNLKCVHCYAQAVDPEGKDEISTEQGKAIIDDLAAYGAPVMLFSGGEPLVRQDLVELAKHATTKGMRAVISTNGTLITKQKARELKEVGLSYVGISLDGGEEVHDKFRAVPGSYRRALEGIENCKAEGLKVGLRFTINKRNQGEVPKLFQLLRDLEVPRICFYHLVYSGRGSELIKEDLDHAETRAMVDLIMDKTRELFDAGLPKEVLTVDNHADGPYVWMRMLKEDPKRAAEVFELLQYNEGNNSGRGIGCISWDGKVHPDQFWRQHVVGNVLERPFSHIWDDPNIELLHKLKDKKQHVGGRCATCRFLNICGGNFRARAEAYYGDIWAQDPACYLTDDEIRA, from the coding sequence ATGATCGGCATCTCCAAGCTTTACTGTGGTCAGGTCGAACCCTCGGACGCCCTTCGCTACGGGCGCCATTCGGGCCAGCTTCCCTCCCACCTGCTCCAGTTCTCCAAGGACAAGAAACCGGTTGTGGTCTGGAACATGACCCGCCGTTGCAATCTTAAGTGCGTGCACTGTTACGCCCAGGCCGTTGACCCTGAAGGCAAGGACGAAATCTCCACCGAACAGGGCAAGGCCATCATCGACGATCTGGCCGCCTACGGTGCCCCGGTGATGCTCTTTTCCGGCGGCGAGCCGCTGGTGCGCCAGGACCTGGTGGAACTGGCCAAGCACGCCACCACCAAGGGCATGCGCGCGGTCATTTCCACCAACGGCACCCTGATCACCAAGCAGAAGGCCCGCGAACTGAAGGAAGTGGGCCTGTCCTACGTGGGCATTTCGCTGGACGGCGGCGAAGAGGTGCACGACAAGTTCCGCGCCGTGCCCGGTTCCTACCGCCGCGCGCTGGAAGGCATCGAGAACTGCAAGGCCGAAGGGCTGAAGGTGGGCCTGCGCTTCACCATCAACAAGCGCAACCAGGGCGAAGTGCCCAAGCTGTTCCAGCTGCTGCGCGACCTTGAAGTGCCGCGCATCTGCTTCTACCACCTCGTCTACTCGGGCCGTGGGTCCGAACTGATCAAGGAAGACCTGGACCACGCGGAAACCCGCGCCATGGTCGACCTGATCATGGACAAGACCCGCGAACTGTTCGACGCCGGGCTGCCCAAGGAAGTGCTGACCGTGGACAACCACGCCGACGGCCCCTACGTGTGGATGCGCATGCTGAAGGAAGACCCCAAGCGCGCCGCCGAGGTGTTCGAACTGCTCCAGTACAACGAGGGCAACAACTCGGGCCGCGGCATCGGCTGCATCTCGTGGGACGGCAAGGTGCACCCCGACCAGTTCTGGCGCCAGCATGTGGTGGGCAATGTTCTGGAACGCCCCTTCTCCCATATCTGGGACGACCCGAACATCGAACTGCTGCACAAGCTGAAGGACAAGAAGCAGCACGTGGGCGGCCGTTGCGCCACCTGCCGCTTCCTGAACATCTGCGGCGGCAACTTCCGCGCCCGCGCCGAAGCCTACTACGGCGACATCTGGGCGCAGGACCCCGCCTGCTACCTGACCGACGACGAAATCCGCGCGTAG
- a CDS encoding YIP1 family protein, whose translation MIIRCPECQFERSIDSSKIPSSAAIATCPKCRHRFRFRALASDETPDASPAAQAPHAPQSGDMPSRRAPDDAAPDAMPHAGPAASRDGDDDLRGPSATSSTPDSGASGAEHDYAPDYAPDYAGEDDHVGEPRPVSGTDTPRMTDADASGTTPSDADAARNAHGHTDLSRPGDDPLPPGAVIPGRSNSPAHDDGHDAPNGRGGSANGSADGQRRPNTPRDIWDAVASVGDRWRKQAESRPRPGNGDPEHDRDNARDASPNGTPDDAPGGWDAGSHGDAFSPRDGGHPGERDAPLPPWAASARSEVPWENLDRVGFFPGLYQTILRVMLAAPRFFSGVRSSGSLKRPVAFYLLIGIFQALTERLWYLMSMRAFGGFIEDPQLHAWMGSVTHDMSLPMTLLISPFTLLLQLAVLSVLYHVMIRLVEPRAADLPTTVRVISYSAAPTVLSIVPLVGPVVGSLWFVVCTFVGVKYAHRLPWSRTALAIGPLLGLGFALTVQLLRMFMSSAPM comes from the coding sequence ATGATTATACGCTGCCCGGAATGCCAGTTCGAACGGAGCATCGACAGCAGCAAGATTCCGTCCTCGGCCGCCATCGCCACCTGCCCCAAGTGCCGTCACCGGTTCCGTTTCCGCGCCCTGGCATCGGATGAAACCCCGGACGCCTCCCCCGCAGCACAGGCCCCGCATGCCCCGCAGAGTGGGGACATGCCCTCCCGGCGCGCGCCGGATGACGCGGCGCCTGACGCCATGCCCCATGCCGGGCCTGCCGCGTCTCGCGACGGGGACGACGACCTCCGCGGCCCCTCCGCCACGTCGTCAACACCGGATTCCGGCGCCTCTGGCGCGGAACACGACTACGCCCCTGACTACGCCCCTGACTACGCCGGAGAGGACGACCACGTGGGCGAACCCCGCCCCGTTTCCGGAACCGACACACCGCGCATGACCGATGCGGACGCATCAGGCACCACGCCTTCCGACGCGGACGCGGCCCGCAACGCCCATGGACACACCGATCTTTCCCGCCCCGGCGACGACCCGCTGCCCCCCGGCGCGGTGATTCCGGGCCGGAGCAACTCCCCCGCCCACGATGACGGGCACGATGCCCCCAACGGGCGCGGCGGTTCCGCCAACGGGTCTGCCGACGGCCAGCGCCGCCCCAACACGCCCCGCGACATCTGGGATGCCGTGGCCTCGGTGGGCGACCGCTGGCGCAAGCAGGCCGAATCCCGCCCCCGGCCCGGCAACGGCGACCCCGAGCATGACCGGGACAACGCCCGTGACGCCTCCCCCAACGGCACGCCTGACGATGCCCCCGGCGGATGGGACGCCGGAAGCCACGGCGATGCCTTTTCCCCGCGCGACGGCGGTCACCCCGGCGAACGGGACGCCCCCCTGCCGCCGTGGGCCGCCTCGGCCCGCAGCGAGGTGCCGTGGGAAAACCTGGACCGGGTAGGCTTTTTCCCCGGCCTGTACCAGACCATCCTGCGGGTGATGCTGGCGGCGCCGCGCTTCTTCTCCGGGGTGCGTTCGTCCGGTTCGCTGAAGCGCCCGGTGGCGTTCTACCTGCTCATCGGCATCTTTCAGGCGCTCACCGAGCGGCTGTGGTACCTCATGAGCATGCGCGCCTTCGGCGGCTTCATCGAAGACCCCCAGTTGCACGCCTGGATGGGCAGCGTCACCCACGACATGAGCCTGCCCATGACCCTGCTGATCTCGCCCTTCACCCTGCTGCTGCAACTGGCCGTGCTGTCCGTCCTGTACCACGTCATGATCCGGCTGGTGGAGCCGCGTGCGGCCGACCTGCCCACCACGGTGCGGGTCATTTCGTACAGCGCGGCACCCACGGTGCTCAGCATTGTGCCGCTGGTGGGGCCGGTGGTGGGTTCGCTGTGGTTCGTGGTATGTACGTTCGTGGGGGTGAAATACGCCCACCGGCTGCCCTGGTCGCGCACCGCGCTGGCCATCGGGCCGCTGCTGGGTCTTGGCTTCGCGCTGACGGTTCAGTTGCTGCGCATGTTCATGTCCTCGGCGCCCATGTAG
- a CDS encoding glycosyltransferase family 4 protein, with protein sequence MVTAAPHAAGSPESPGFPGSPGSQSPIAASGPAASGPSGPQASSTPRRVLHVVSSLGLGGTEKVMQLLLTRLDPSRFQRAVWSPADGPRAVPLREAGVTTFVGGDLGSVAARFLPHIVHVHRAGWPQPELLRPLRTAFRQAHAAMSSPDASAGASPRRLPAIVETNVFGRHDPSPSGQLIDVTLFVSRFCAERFARVQGIAAVPPRWRVLYNPVDTALFARLTLPPAERDYTRPVLGRLSRPDPGKWSHLALHILPVLRRELPNFRYDIVGGTPDAERYVREHGLSDNVRFLPPLRDDAELARFFNELSLLAHANDTGESFGLAIAEAMAAGLPVVTHPCPGLRDNAQLELVEHGVTGLVAETVDDYAGAVLHLLRHPGTARRMGEAGRRKAAALFDADMQARALEALYDEMCPPEVANGEAP encoded by the coding sequence ATGGTCACCGCCGCACCCCACGCCGCCGGATCCCCCGAATCTCCCGGTTTCCCCGGATCCCCCGGGTCCCAAAGCCCCATCGCAGCCTCCGGCCCCGCCGCTTCGGGCCCTTCCGGCCCGCAGGCGTCTTCCACGCCGCGCCGGGTGCTGCATGTGGTTTCCTCACTGGGGCTTGGCGGCACCGAAAAGGTCATGCAACTGCTGCTGACCCGGCTGGACCCGTCCCGTTTCCAGCGCGCGGTATGGAGCCCCGCCGACGGCCCCCGCGCCGTTCCCCTGCGCGAGGCAGGGGTGACCACCTTCGTCGGGGGTGACCTGGGCAGCGTGGCCGCCCGTTTTCTTCCCCACATCGTGCACGTGCACCGCGCGGGCTGGCCCCAGCCGGAACTGTTGCGCCCCCTGCGCACGGCCTTCCGTCAGGCGCACGCCGCCATGAGTTCTCCGGACGCAAGCGCCGGTGCTTCCCCCCGCCGCCTGCCCGCCATCGTGGAGACCAACGTCTTCGGGCGGCACGATCCTTCTCCCTCGGGCCAACTCATCGACGTCACCCTGTTCGTCTCGCGCTTCTGCGCCGAACGCTTTGCCCGCGTGCAGGGTATCGCCGCCGTGCCCCCGCGCTGGCGGGTGCTGTACAACCCCGTGGACACCGCCCTGTTCGCCCGGCTGACCCTGCCGCCCGCCGAGCGCGACTACACCCGTCCCGTGCTGGGCCGTCTGTCCCGGCCAGACCCCGGCAAGTGGTCGCACCTGGCCCTGCACATCCTGCCCGTGCTGCGCCGCGAACTGCCCAATTTCCGCTACGACATTGTCGGTGGCACCCCGGACGCGGAACGCTACGTGCGCGAACATGGCCTTTCGGATAACGTACGCTTTCTGCCCCCGCTGCGCGACGACGCGGAGCTGGCCAGGTTCTTCAATGAACTTTCCTTGCTGGCCCACGCCAACGACACCGGCGAAAGTTTCGGCCTGGCCATCGCGGAAGCCATGGCCGCCGGGCTGCCCGTAGTCACTCACCCCTGCCCCGGCCTGCGCGACAACGCCCAACTGGAGCTGGTGGAGCACGGCGTCACCGGGCTGGTGGCCGAAACGGTGGACGACTACGCCGGGGCCGTGTTGCACCTGCTGCGCCACCCCGGCACGGCCCGACGCATGGGCGAGGCCGGGCGGCGCAAGGCCGCCGCACTGTTCGACGCCGACATGCAGGCCCGCGCGCTGGAAGCGTTGTATGACGAGATGTGCCCACCGGAAGTGGCGAACGGAGAGGCCCCATGA
- the fliS gene encoding flagellar export chaperone FliS codes for MQKAAHAYLQTQVTTTTQGELLLLLYDGAVKFLNQAKEKIAERDYAGKGILISKALDIVNELDASLNLEKGGELAENLHKLYFYCSTRLLNANLKMDVTFIDEVIKILSGLRGAYGQIVNTPEAMAVGASMAASRTPANAAPSRVPLPTAQMPPLGKPAQFGRAHAQAYGQQAPAGDTAPQAATPMSPARPGQPAQAEQTVQAALAAAPVPSAQQATPTSADAPSMAPAHAVDGPTAPATGETPDTSGASGGSGESGGSDGSGGSDASGGSGESGAQPVKGFAPSRMAAASLYRKFAQG; via the coding sequence ATGCAGAAGGCCGCACACGCCTACCTACAGACCCAGGTCACCACGACCACCCAGGGCGAGCTGTTGCTCCTGCTGTATGACGGGGCCGTCAAGTTCCTGAACCAAGCCAAGGAAAAGATCGCCGAACGCGACTACGCGGGCAAAGGCATCCTGATTTCCAAGGCCCTGGACATCGTCAACGAACTGGACGCCAGCCTGAACCTGGAAAAGGGCGGCGAACTGGCGGAGAACCTGCACAAGCTGTATTTCTACTGCTCCACCCGCCTGCTCAACGCCAACCTGAAGATGGACGTGACGTTCATCGACGAGGTGATCAAGATCCTGTCCGGCCTGCGCGGCGCGTACGGCCAGATCGTCAACACCCCGGAGGCCATGGCCGTGGGGGCCAGCATGGCGGCCAGCCGCACGCCCGCCAACGCAGCGCCTTCGCGCGTGCCGCTGCCCACCGCGCAGATGCCGCCGCTGGGCAAGCCCGCGCAGTTCGGCCGTGCCCACGCCCAGGCCTACGGCCAGCAGGCCCCGGCGGGCGACACCGCGCCGCAGGCGGCCACGCCCATGAGCCCGGCCCGGCCCGGCCAGCCAGCGCAAGCGGAGCAGACCGTGCAGGCCGCACTGGCAGCTGCCCCCGTGCCATCGGCACAGCAGGCAACGCCGACGTCGGCTGACGCGCCGTCCATGGCCCCGGCGCATGCCGTCGATGGCCCGACCGCCCCGGCGACCGGCGAAACGCCCGACACCTCGGGCGCATCGGGCGGATCAGGCGAATCAGGCGGATCAGACGGATCAGGCGGATCAGACGCATCAGGCGGATCAGGCGAATCAGGCGCCCAGCCGGTGAAGGGCTTTGCCCCCAGCCGCATGGCCGCGGCCAGCCTGTATCGCAAGTTCGCGCAGGGCTAG